The proteins below come from a single Papaver somniferum cultivar HN1 chromosome 11, ASM357369v1, whole genome shotgun sequence genomic window:
- the LOC113320154 gene encoding protein MHF1 homolog, with product MDERDYSDFEREEEDESTSNVLKDRFRLSVIKIAEAEGKKNNMEVSEQVMGCISDLAFKFSEQLAKDLELFAQHAGRKSVNMDDVILSAHRNEHLASSLRLYSSELKGKEPQPEKKRKKTSKKEGKTPSAALHIS from the exons ATGGATGAAAGAGACTACAGTGATTTCGagcgagaagaagaagatgaatcaacTTCGAATGTTTTGAAGGATAGATTCCGCCTTTCTGTTATCAAAATTGCTGAAGCTGAAG ggaagaagaacaaTATGGAGGTATCTGAGCAAGTTATGGGTTGCATTTCTGATCTTGCCTTCAAATTTTCAG AACAACTGGCTAAGGACCTGGAGCTATTTGCACAGCATGCAGGTCGCAAGTCTGTGAACATGGACGATGTTATACTTTCTG CCCATAGGAACGAACATCTGGCCTCGTCATTGAGGCTCTACAGCTCTGAACTGAAGGGGAAAGAACCCCAACCTGAGAAGAAGCGGAAGAAAACTTCAAAGAAGGAAGGCAAAACTCCCTCTGCGGCACTTCATATATCATGA
- the LOC113322498 gene encoding uncharacterized protein LOC113322498 isoform X2: MAENTEMMKDLVNVDPLHLIDVCSEDDCLISTPGFGEENQNEDDCFDLFVVGDAEERGDGKDDCFDLSETGDPNTRDDGDGQGQMDQKETGGRSRKNGMCNLRKSLVWDSAFFTNDGVLDAEELSFISNGMRKAAPSTLPGIQEDVRRSAESSSTFNSTLDGDSLTRESFEVDFFEDVRASIQRSSKLPNVANANSKVIPGVAAPKKAELAGRNKMKPVVASKRQSVNAKEAIVRPRVTQLAARSGEPISSSLKPPKIAGRANPISAAPTKKTTFAPTRVKIDNNTQKTAPGKGQTAAVLKKPSLLSSSVTSRLAPSPKSSSDSPPTTKMKPSASCSSFTTSGSTSSDSTAKSPLKSLRSKPDSKNVAPVSKPTLKNPLRISSKARTDPENSRLTAYLNSIPKPKLPSNISPSSSIDGWSTESSSSTSTLTYGSKANAGISTPHRGSTNIGVNSPRGGSANAVGSCPRAGSANVSHTTPRKGPTNVGVDSPRKISSLRRESHASQASNVEIPPPSGKSPLNQGTKKASALSALVSNTASANGSKACKPSGLRMPSPKIGFFDAEKSLVSTPLGGSQSRSSARNGLTGSGESRPVTPSEELVNTKVNKLQEGRSVKPAGSIKLDSVVPSASSKKYASSEQLQELSLDSPKLPDASAKLQDNCDTASEVQKHPSSGTLQTEHCKSLDVGELPNIIPVDQGSVANEEKMDVQHSSENSTGVVSDVIVPSGEEETLVSEESFDGSMTPSKTSGEMPLDEQGHPRDSSDLLQKKNDKENLSCTDDQVDGLVKQVAAVDLNVEVIEEPIGKKDTHNGDAVVVSSNTCTLLDHDQEELEKISAKLNHLCLSPNTVEILYSTRAPLADNISLCNKSEPFESESESTVDASQSIAVASDIQN; this comes from the exons ATGGCTGAAAATACAGAGATGATGAAAGATCTAGTAAATGTTGATCCGCTTCATCTTATTGATGTTTGTTCTGAAGATGATTGTCTCATCTCCACTCCTG GGTttggagaagaaaatcaaaatgaGGATGATTGTTTTGATTTGTTTGTGGTTGGAGATGCTGAGGAAAGGGGGGATGGTAAGGATGATTGCTTTGATTTGTCGGAGACTGGGGATCCTAATACAAGGGATGATGGAGATGGCCAGGGACAAATGGACCAGAAAGAAACAGGAGGAAGATCTAGAAAAAATGGCATGTGTAATTTGCGGAAAAGTTTGGTGTGGGATAGTGCTTTTTTTACAAATGATG GTGTACTAGACGCTGAAGAGTTGTCTTTTATAAGTAATGGAATGAGGAAGGCAGCACCAAGCACGCTACCGGGAATCCAAGAAGATGTGCGGAGGTCTGCAGAGTCAAGCTCGACGTTTAACTCTACGTTAGATGGTGACAGTCTGACACGAGAAAGCTTTgaagttgatttctttgaagatgtaAGGGCGTCCATTCAGAGGTCCAGTAAATTGCCCAACGTGGCTAATGCAAACAGCAAAGTGATACCAGGAGTGGCAG CTCCGAAGAAGGCAGAGCTTGCTGGTAGAAACAAG ATGAAACCTGTTGTTGCTTCCAAGAGGCAAAGTGTGAACGCGAAGGAGGCTATAGTTCGTCCAAGAGTTACACAG CTTGCTGCAAGAAGTGGTGAGCCAATCTCATCGTCTCTTAAACCGCCGAAGATAGCAGGCAGGGCCAATCCAATCTCCGCAGCTCCAACGAAGAAGACTACATTTGCTCCCACCCGTGTCAAAATTGATAATAATACTCAAAAAACTGCTCCAG GTAAGGGACAAACTGCCGCTGTTCTTAAGAAGCCCAGTTTGCTGAGCTCAAGTGTTACTTCTAGGCTTGCGCCTAGcccaaaatcatcttcagattctCCCCCGACTACCAAAATGAAGCCATCAGCTTCTTGTTCTTCATTTACCACAAGCGGCAGCACTTCCTCTGATTCTACTGCAAAATCCCCCTTAAAGTCTTTGAGAAGTAAacccgattccaagaatgtagcTCCTGTCTCTAAGCCAACCCTTAAAAACCCCTTACGGATCTCCTCAAAAGCTAGAACTGATCCTGAAAATTCTCGTCTTACAGCATATCTAAATTCGATTCCAAAGCCCAAGCTCCCTTCTAACATATCACCTTCCAGCTCAATTGACGGCTGGTCTACTGAGTCCTCTTCATCAACTTCTACTCTGACTTATGGATCAAAGGCAAATGCTGGTATCAGTACCCCCCACCGAGGATCCACAAATATTGGTGTTAATTCTCCCCGCGGAGGATCAGCAAATGCTGTTGGTAGTTGTCCTCGCGCAGGATCTGCAAATGTTAGTCATACTACTCCTCGCAAGGGACCCACTAATGTGGGTGTTGATTCTCCTCGCAAAATATCTTCTTTGCGTAGAGAGAGCCATGCCTCCCAAGCATCAAATGTGGAAATTCCCCCACCTTCTGGTAAATCCCCTCTGAACCAAGGCACCAAGAAAGCTTCTGCGTTATCTGCTTTAGTTTCAAATACAGCATCAGCAAATGGCTCCAAAGCCTGTAAACCGTCAGGCCTCCGAATGCCATCACCAAAAATTGGATTTTTTGATGCG GAAAAATCTTTAGTAAGTACTCCACTGGGTGGTTCACAATCTCGTTCTAGCGCACGAAATGGTCTTACTGGGTCGGGAGAATCTCGACCTGTTACCCCCAGTGAGGAACTTGTCAATACGAAGGTTAATAAGCTTCAAGAGGGAAGGAGTGTAAAGCCAGCAGGTAGCATTAAGTTAGATTCTGTAGTACCTTCTGCTTCAAGCAAAAAGTATGCATCTTCGGAACAACTCCAAGAATTATCTCTTGATTCACCCAAGTTACCGGATGCTTCTGCAAAACTACAGGATAATTGTGATACAGCTTCAGAAGTTCAGAAGCACCCATCTTCAGGAACCCTCCAAACAGAACATTGTAAATCTTTGGATGTTGGAGAATTGCCGAACATCATCCCTGTTGATCAGGGTTCTGTTGCAAATGAAGAGAAGATGGATGTTCAACATTCTTCTGAGAATAGCACTGGTGTTGTAAGTGATGTTATTGTTCCTTCTGGAGAAGAAGAAACTCTGGTATCTGAGGAAAGCTTTGATGGTAGCATGACCCCTTCTAAGACATCAGGTGAAATGCCTCTGGATGAGCAAGGGCATCCTAGAGATAGCTCGGATTTACTACAAAAGAAGAATGATAAGGAAAATTTATCTTGTACTGATGATCAAgttgatggtttggttaaacaaGTAGCAGCAGTGGATCTGAACGTGGAAGTTATCGAGGAGCCAATAGGAAAGAAAGACACCCATAATGGTGATGCAGTGGTAGTATCTTCTAATACCTGCACTCTTCTTGACCATGATCAGGAGGAGCTTGAAAAGATTTCAGCAAAGCTTAATCATCTCTGTCTTTCCCCAAACACCGTGGAAATTCTATATAGCACAAGAGCTCCTTTGGCAGACAATATTTCTTTATGCAATAAGAGTGAGCCCTTTGAGTCAGAATCAGAATCTACGGTGGATGCATCACAGTCAATTGCTGTTGCCTCGGACATACAGAACTAG
- the LOC113322498 gene encoding mucin-5AC-like isoform X1 → MAENTEMMKDLVNVDPLHLIDVCSEDDCLISTPGFGEENQNEDDCFDLFVVGDAEERGDGKDDCFDLSETGDPNTRDDGDGQGQMDQKETGGRSRKNGMCNLRKSLVWDSAFFTNDGVLDAEELSFISNGMRKAAPSTLPGIQEDVRRSAESSSTFNSTLDGDSLTRESFEVDFFEDVRASIQRSSKLPNVANANSKVIPGVAAPKKAELAGRNKMKPVVASKRQSVNAKEAIVRPRVTQLAARSGEPISSSLKPPKIAGRANPISAAPTKKTTFAPTRVKIDNNTQKTAPVTGKGQTAAVLKKPSLLSSSVTSRLAPSPKSSSDSPPTTKMKPSASCSSFTTSGSTSSDSTAKSPLKSLRSKPDSKNVAPVSKPTLKNPLRISSKARTDPENSRLTAYLNSIPKPKLPSNISPSSSIDGWSTESSSSTSTLTYGSKANAGISTPHRGSTNIGVNSPRGGSANAVGSCPRAGSANVSHTTPRKGPTNVGVDSPRKISSLRRESHASQASNVEIPPPSGKSPLNQGTKKASALSALVSNTASANGSKACKPSGLRMPSPKIGFFDAEKSLVSTPLGGSQSRSSARNGLTGSGESRPVTPSEELVNTKVNKLQEGRSVKPAGSIKLDSVVPSASSKKYASSEQLQELSLDSPKLPDASAKLQDNCDTASEVQKHPSSGTLQTEHCKSLDVGELPNIIPVDQGSVANEEKMDVQHSSENSTGVVSDVIVPSGEEETLVSEESFDGSMTPSKTSGEMPLDEQGHPRDSSDLLQKKNDKENLSCTDDQVDGLVKQVAAVDLNVEVIEEPIGKKDTHNGDAVVVSSNTCTLLDHDQEELEKISAKLNHLCLSPNTVEILYSTRAPLADNISLCNKSEPFESESESTVDASQSIAVASDIQN, encoded by the exons ATGGCTGAAAATACAGAGATGATGAAAGATCTAGTAAATGTTGATCCGCTTCATCTTATTGATGTTTGTTCTGAAGATGATTGTCTCATCTCCACTCCTG GGTttggagaagaaaatcaaaatgaGGATGATTGTTTTGATTTGTTTGTGGTTGGAGATGCTGAGGAAAGGGGGGATGGTAAGGATGATTGCTTTGATTTGTCGGAGACTGGGGATCCTAATACAAGGGATGATGGAGATGGCCAGGGACAAATGGACCAGAAAGAAACAGGAGGAAGATCTAGAAAAAATGGCATGTGTAATTTGCGGAAAAGTTTGGTGTGGGATAGTGCTTTTTTTACAAATGATG GTGTACTAGACGCTGAAGAGTTGTCTTTTATAAGTAATGGAATGAGGAAGGCAGCACCAAGCACGCTACCGGGAATCCAAGAAGATGTGCGGAGGTCTGCAGAGTCAAGCTCGACGTTTAACTCTACGTTAGATGGTGACAGTCTGACACGAGAAAGCTTTgaagttgatttctttgaagatgtaAGGGCGTCCATTCAGAGGTCCAGTAAATTGCCCAACGTGGCTAATGCAAACAGCAAAGTGATACCAGGAGTGGCAG CTCCGAAGAAGGCAGAGCTTGCTGGTAGAAACAAG ATGAAACCTGTTGTTGCTTCCAAGAGGCAAAGTGTGAACGCGAAGGAGGCTATAGTTCGTCCAAGAGTTACACAG CTTGCTGCAAGAAGTGGTGAGCCAATCTCATCGTCTCTTAAACCGCCGAAGATAGCAGGCAGGGCCAATCCAATCTCCGCAGCTCCAACGAAGAAGACTACATTTGCTCCCACCCGTGTCAAAATTGATAATAATACTCAAAAAACTGCTCCAG TCACAGGTAAGGGACAAACTGCCGCTGTTCTTAAGAAGCCCAGTTTGCTGAGCTCAAGTGTTACTTCTAGGCTTGCGCCTAGcccaaaatcatcttcagattctCCCCCGACTACCAAAATGAAGCCATCAGCTTCTTGTTCTTCATTTACCACAAGCGGCAGCACTTCCTCTGATTCTACTGCAAAATCCCCCTTAAAGTCTTTGAGAAGTAAacccgattccaagaatgtagcTCCTGTCTCTAAGCCAACCCTTAAAAACCCCTTACGGATCTCCTCAAAAGCTAGAACTGATCCTGAAAATTCTCGTCTTACAGCATATCTAAATTCGATTCCAAAGCCCAAGCTCCCTTCTAACATATCACCTTCCAGCTCAATTGACGGCTGGTCTACTGAGTCCTCTTCATCAACTTCTACTCTGACTTATGGATCAAAGGCAAATGCTGGTATCAGTACCCCCCACCGAGGATCCACAAATATTGGTGTTAATTCTCCCCGCGGAGGATCAGCAAATGCTGTTGGTAGTTGTCCTCGCGCAGGATCTGCAAATGTTAGTCATACTACTCCTCGCAAGGGACCCACTAATGTGGGTGTTGATTCTCCTCGCAAAATATCTTCTTTGCGTAGAGAGAGCCATGCCTCCCAAGCATCAAATGTGGAAATTCCCCCACCTTCTGGTAAATCCCCTCTGAACCAAGGCACCAAGAAAGCTTCTGCGTTATCTGCTTTAGTTTCAAATACAGCATCAGCAAATGGCTCCAAAGCCTGTAAACCGTCAGGCCTCCGAATGCCATCACCAAAAATTGGATTTTTTGATGCG GAAAAATCTTTAGTAAGTACTCCACTGGGTGGTTCACAATCTCGTTCTAGCGCACGAAATGGTCTTACTGGGTCGGGAGAATCTCGACCTGTTACCCCCAGTGAGGAACTTGTCAATACGAAGGTTAATAAGCTTCAAGAGGGAAGGAGTGTAAAGCCAGCAGGTAGCATTAAGTTAGATTCTGTAGTACCTTCTGCTTCAAGCAAAAAGTATGCATCTTCGGAACAACTCCAAGAATTATCTCTTGATTCACCCAAGTTACCGGATGCTTCTGCAAAACTACAGGATAATTGTGATACAGCTTCAGAAGTTCAGAAGCACCCATCTTCAGGAACCCTCCAAACAGAACATTGTAAATCTTTGGATGTTGGAGAATTGCCGAACATCATCCCTGTTGATCAGGGTTCTGTTGCAAATGAAGAGAAGATGGATGTTCAACATTCTTCTGAGAATAGCACTGGTGTTGTAAGTGATGTTATTGTTCCTTCTGGAGAAGAAGAAACTCTGGTATCTGAGGAAAGCTTTGATGGTAGCATGACCCCTTCTAAGACATCAGGTGAAATGCCTCTGGATGAGCAAGGGCATCCTAGAGATAGCTCGGATTTACTACAAAAGAAGAATGATAAGGAAAATTTATCTTGTACTGATGATCAAgttgatggtttggttaaacaaGTAGCAGCAGTGGATCTGAACGTGGAAGTTATCGAGGAGCCAATAGGAAAGAAAGACACCCATAATGGTGATGCAGTGGTAGTATCTTCTAATACCTGCACTCTTCTTGACCATGATCAGGAGGAGCTTGAAAAGATTTCAGCAAAGCTTAATCATCTCTGTCTTTCCCCAAACACCGTGGAAATTCTATATAGCACAAGAGCTCCTTTGGCAGACAATATTTCTTTATGCAATAAGAGTGAGCCCTTTGAGTCAGAATCAGAATCTACGGTGGATGCATCACAGTCAATTGCTGTTGCCTCGGACATACAGAACTAG